In the Gossypium raimondii isolate GPD5lz chromosome 9, ASM2569854v1, whole genome shotgun sequence genome, one interval contains:
- the LOC105798944 gene encoding lon protease homolog, mitochondrial, translating to MKSQNLLFPLLRFSILLKKALDDNTCILTVILAENEDNARAKSSAALFPASNELYHIGDFNFPRLADFGAAISAANKLQCQQVLEQLDVHKRLQLTLELVKNEMEISKIQESIAKAIEEKISGEQCRYLLNEQLKAIKKELGLETDDKTALSDCGGSYRD from the exons ATGAAATCACAAAACCTACTATTCCCGCTTCTGAGGTTTTCCA TATTGTTAAAAAAGGCTTTAGATGATAATACTTGTATTTTGACTGTAATTCTGGCAGAGAATGAAGACAATGCAAGGGCAAAGTCTTCAGCAGCACTTTTTCCTGCTTCTAATGAGTTATAT CATATAGGTGATTTCAATTTTCCAAGGTTAGCAGATTTTGGAGCTGCAATATCTGCTGCAAACAAATTGCAATGCCAGCAAGTTCTTGAACAGTTGGAT GTGCATAAGCGGTTGCAACTTACACTGGAATTAGTAAAAAACGAAATGGAAATCAGCAAGATTCAG GAATCAATTGCGAAAGCAATCGAGGAAAAGATAAGTGGTGAGCAATGCCGATACTTGTTGAATGAGCAGCTTAAGGCAATAAAGAAG GAACTTGGGTTAGAAACAGACGACAAAACTGCACTTTCAG ATTGTGGTGGGTCGTATAGGGACTGA